The stretch of DNA TGATCCGGTCCAATTCGCGCAATTCCAACAGGATTCCCTTTGCTCAGCCCATTTTTTGTGCCAATTTCGTTGAAATATTCTGGTTTTGTCTGTCCACCGCTGTTGATTTTTCTCGTTTCCATTTCTCGGAAATCTTGGCGTTTCTCAATGCTTCGTCCCCCGTAGACATGGCGTGTCCTTGATGCGAATTCTCCGTAAATTTTCGAATTTTTGTGGAGCATGCGGTGATTCCTAGATGAGATCTGTGCCCGGAGCCGCAGGAATTTCATCTTTTCGGCGATGTGGTTGAATTGCTACGATTTCTCaaatctttattttttttctcacCATTTCTTGTCCACAATTTCTCTGTGCAGCTTAGGTGAGCACGCCATGATGGCGAACGGGAGGCTCCAAAAGCAGGCGTTGCTGCCGCCGCGGAGCCCATTccctgcagctgctgctgcggcgaCGCCGGCGCCGCACGCCGAGCTCGGCCCGATCGCGCGGCCGCGGGACGCGCACCACCGCCACGGCCACCAGCGCACGTCGTCGGAGAGCTTCCTCGCCGACGAGCAGCCGTCGTGGCTCGACGACCTGCTGGACGAGCCCGAGTCGCCGGCGCGGGCGCATGGCCGGCCCGGCCACCGCAGGTCGTCCAGCGACTCGTTCGCGCTCttcgaaggcggcggcggcgccgcggcgggcatGTACGACATTGCGCTCGATGGCATgaggggaggcggcggagggcaGTTGGCTTCTTGGGCTGGCGCGCCCGAGTTCTTCCCGGAGCCCACCTCGTTTGGGCGACCTCAGGGCAGGCCGTGGGAGTCCAGGCAGATGTACCGGCAGGGTGGTGGCATGCCGATGCCAGGGAGAGAGAAGAACGGAGGACGCCATGGTCCGTCCAGCTCATTTGGTGATCTTGAGCATGGTCATGTGCCGAATGGGGTGGACAGGAAAGGCCATGGTGATGCAGCTCATGACCAGAGGATTGGAGCAGAGAGGAAGGAGGGCCTGAGGCACTCGCAGTCGGAGGCGGACACCAAGCGAGCCAAACAGTGAGTTGGATTGGTTTTATCATTGCAATCAATTTGAAGAATTATGTTCAGTTTGTAGAATTTTTGTTCATCAAACATATTAGTGCTAATGAGTGTGATTGGAGAATGCTGATGGCATGCTTCTCTCTACTAATTGCAAACACCATAGTGAAGCCTGCATTCCAATTTATTATGTTCTTTGAGCCTGAAAGGTGGGAGCATATTTTTTACTATATGTTGCATATTAGATCGATTTCTCTATGAGGTGTCAGTGTTTAACTTTGTAAGTGCTATTGAATAGGACCAATgtttttgtgatgaatgtcttgtctatatatatatttgGATAGACATTTTATTAGTGCATTTGCTGCGGCAACTCCACATGACTACAAACTTGGAGCGGGCTAAACAGAGTGGAATTTCCCTAAAGTGGTAGCGACTAGATAATCTCAAAACAAAATAATTATTTTACATTAGAGATGTCTTGTCCAAACAGATTCTGTAGAAAGTTCTCTAGATCCATTAAGATGTTGAAGGCCTAATCAGATGGATCATACATGTGGCATACATCTGTCAATGTTGGCCGTCTTTAAATTTATAAAGTCCTCGAACACAATATAGGTGCACATCTTCATGTTCATTGGACCTCCCTTTGTTGTCAATACATACAAACTTGAATTATGCCTCCATCAAAAGGAGATGCATGCTCCATGTCAAGTGTTCATGATGATTGATGCTGATAGACCTTGAATGATCtgtacaacaacaacaactacttagccttttgtcccaagcaagttggggtaggctagagatgaaacccacagaaaacattTATttagaataagaaacacaaaagggCACAaaccaaaggaagagttaggggttaaacaaaaagtaacaaaggtcacggttcaggtacgttaattgctaatctccaagcgctcctatccatagctaatttcttagcgatattccactccttaaggtctctcttaaccgtctcgtcccaagttagtctaggtctatctctacctctctttacattatcgccccgctttaaaactccactacgcaccggcgcctcgggaggcctccgttgaacatgtccaaaccatctcaaccgatgttgaatcaccttctcctcgataggtgccaccccaaccctatctcgaatctcttcgttccggactctatcccttcttgtatgcccgcagaaccaacgcagcatacgcatctctgctacactcagttgctggacatgtcgcctttttgtaggccaacattcaacACCGTATtgcatcgccgggcgaatcgccgtcttatagaacttaccttttagcctctgtggcaccttcttgtcacagaggatgcccgaagcctgccgccacttcaaccaaccggcagaaattctatgtctaacatcttcatcaatgtctccatctttctgaagcattgatcctaaataccggaaagtatccttcttggccaccacttgaccttcgaggctaacgttcCCATCCTcgtgcctagtcgggctaaagtcgcacatcatatactcggtcttggatctgctcagtctgaaccccctcgactctagcgtgtgtctccacagctctaacttcatattaacccttgctctactctcgtcaactaacaccacatcatcagcaaagagcatacaccaggggatatcaccctgtatgtcccttgtgacctcatccatcaccaaagcaaatagataagggctcaatgctgacctcTGATGTAGCCCTATTTTAATTGggaagtcactggtatcgccatcacatgttcgaacacaagtcatcgcatccttgtacatatccttgatgagggtaatatacttagttgggactttgtgtttttccaatgcccaccacatgacgtctctcggtactttgtcatacgccttctctaggtcaataaagaccatgtgtaagtccttcttctcctctctacatctctccatcaactgtcgtactaagaaaatcgcctccatggtcgacctcccaggcatgagcccaaactggttttgggtcacccttgtcaatcttcttaggcgatgctcgataaccctctcccaaagcttcatcgtatggctcatcagcttaatcccccggtagttagtacaactttgaacatctcccttgttcttgaagatcggtactaatatacttcttctccattcctccggcatcttgtttgaccggaaaattaggttaaaaagcttagttaaccatactaccgctctctcgcccaggcatctccacacctcaatagGGATGCCATCAGggcccatcgctttacctcccttcatcctcttcaaagcctccccgatctctgcctcctgaatcctcctcacaaagcgtctgttggtatcatcaaatgagtcgtccagctcgaaggtaggaccctcattttctccattaaacaacttgtcgaagtattctcgccatctgtccttgatctccttgatctgtcccatccttgatgcatttgatttggtttatgtcccttgtcttcctctcgcgggtcctacctatcctataaatgtccttctctcctttcttcgtacctagccgttgataaaagtcatcaaaagcctaacctttcgctacacttacagctcgctttgcagacctcttcgctaatctatagccctcgatgttggttgcgctcttgtcgaggtgaaggcgtttgaaacactccttcttctccttaatagccctttgcacctcgtcattccaccaccaactCTCTTTCATTTCCTGCTttcctcccctactcacaccaaacacttctgaggccaccttccgaacacatgtcgccatctttagccacatatcatctacatctgctccttcttcccaaggcgcctcgcctagcatcctctccttaaacgtttgtgcctcttcccctctaagcttccaccacttcgttctcgcaatcttggcacgtttgtcccggtgggtacgtacccgaaaacgaaaattcgccaccacaagcttgtgttgggggacaacacactccccaggtatcaccttacaatctaagcaggcacgtctatcctctctcttagcaaggataaaatcgatttggctcgagtattgtccactatggaaggtcactagatgggactccctctttctaaagagggtattcgctaacagcaggtcgtaggccaacgcaaaattcaaaacatcctcccccctcgttcctactaccatacccgaaactcccatgtactcgctcatatcctacattagtcgtacccacatggccattgaggtctcctcctataaagagcttctcactgataggcacggtactaaccatgctatcaagatcttcccagaactgactcttggagctctcactaagacctacctgaggtGCATAGGCACCGAtcacattcagaaccaaatctccaatgaccaaccgcactaggataatccggtcgccttgcctcctaacatctacaactccatccttaaggctcttatcgatcaagatgcctacaccattcctacccgaagttgtccctgtgtaccaaagcttgaagccagaaccctccacctccttcgccttctggcccttccatttagtctcctgcacgcatatAATATTTACACGtctcctaattgctacatcgactagttctcttaacttacctgttagagaccctacgttccaactacctagacgaatcctagttggctcggctagctttcttacccttcgcacccgtcgagagaaatgcgaagacccttgctcatttttcactacacccgggcgcagatgtagcgcgccacagaggctgcgacgacccgacccttgctcacttatcatcgtacccggatcacgatacgacgcgcccctgaggggatgacgacccggcgcttgcccatttaacaccacacccgggttccgatgtagcgcgtcgctaagagggttacgccccaacgaatttcttatgggtttcatttccattagagtggctgatttttacgctggttcgccaaacctaacacaaccctccacattttctcatcgcgggcttgggaccggcaACGGCATCTGTACCTATTTAATTTCTTTATTTTTCATGTCAATTGCAGACAATATGCTCAGAGATCTCGTGTCCGGAAGCTCCAGTATATTGCAGAACTCGAGAGAAGAGTTCAGTCCTTGCAGGTAACTGTTTTTGAAGCAAACCATATCCATTGTTTCTTATACAATTTAGGATGaacttaaacatcacctaaAAATCTTTAATTTTATACTTGCAGACAGAGGGGATAGAAGTTACTGCTGAAATGGATTTTCTTGGTCAGCAAAATATCATGTTAGACCTGGAAAATAAAGCCTTGAAGCAACGGCTTGAGAGTCTATCTCAAGAGCATCTTATTAAACGCTGTAAGTATTCCTCTTTCCCCCCATATGTGAGTGCCTTGTACCTCAGTATTTCTTTTGGCTACTTGTCTTCTTGGTTGTAACTTTTGTATGATATCTTATTTTCGTTGAGTAGCAATCAGGTTTCATATCCGAGTTTGGTGAATAGTATCATTTTAAAATATTTGTTTGAACAGATGCTATTTGTCAATAATACCATTTAAAGTATTTTTTGGGTTGACCTATAGATATTAGATGAACCTGTAAAATATTGTTCTTTAGTACACTAAGTGCTTACAATTATGCTTACAGTTGGCTAGTTCCAATATTGTTCTAGTTCAAGTTAAGAAATGGAGAAGGATATGTATTTCGTCATTTTCATGCTCATGTTATAGGACGTCGATCTTCTTTAATTTCCTGAAATTATGATGAAATACACAGGGGGTCTATTCAAACTATATAGGTGCTAACTACCAAATGTTTTTATACCAGATTAAATTGTCCTATTTGGCCATTTCTAAAAAAAATTGTCCTATGTAGCATATCAAAGGTTCAACATCTCGCGCT from Panicum hallii strain FIL2 chromosome 3, PHallii_v3.1, whole genome shotgun sequence encodes:
- the LOC112887760 gene encoding uncharacterized protein At4g06598-like, whose translation is MMANGRLQKQALLPPRSPFPAAAAAATPAPHAELGPIARPRDAHHRHGHQRTSSESFLADEQPSWLDDLLDEPESPARAHGRPGHRRSSSDSFALFEGGGGAAAGMYDIALDGMRGGGGGQLASWAGAPEFFPEPTSFGRPQGRPWESRQMYRQGGGMPMPGREKNGGRHGPSSSFGDLEHGHVPNGVDRKGHGDAAHDQRIGAERKEGLRHSQSEADTKRAKQQYAQRSRVRKLQYIAELERRVQSLQTEGIEVTAEMDFLGQQNIMLDLENKALKQRLESLSQEHLIKRYQQEMFEREIGRLRSLFQQQQQQQQQHVPQQQAPTHSHSSSRDLDSQFANLSLKHSDPNSGRDAVSGLRI